TGTAGTCAAAGAACTGGGATTGGATGACGTTGTATTAGATTTGGATGTACTGGCAAACCGGCCGGATCTGATGGGGCACTTCGGTGTTGCCCGTGAGATTGCGGCGATTACGGGATTGAAACTCAAAAAGGAATTATACGATATTAAAGAGACTGCAAAAAAGAACAAAACTGTAAATGTGGAAGTAAGTGATGTTAAATTATGCCCGCGTTATTCAGCGCTGGTAATCAGCGGAATAAAAATCGGACCATCACCGGATTGGATGCGGAAGCGCTTGGAGTCAGTCGGAGTGCGGTCGATCAATAATATTGTGGATTTAACAAACTACATCATGCTGGATCGCGGTCAGCCTTTGCATGCATTTGATTATGATAAAATTAAAGGGAATACGATGACAGTTCGCCCGGCAAAAAAAGGCGAGCAGATAAAAACATTGGACGGTAAAATTTGGAACCTTGAACCGGGTATGTTGATTATTGAAGATGGAGAGAGAATAATCGACCTAGCCGGAATCATGGGCGGTGCGAACAGCGAAATCGGCGATAAGACTACGACCATTGTTTTACAGGCAGCAACCTTCGATCCAATTTCTATCCGTCGTACTTCGCGCAAGCTGGGGCACAGGACTGATGCGGTTGGCCGTTATGAAAAAATGGTTGACCCGAATCAAACGCTAGCGCATTTAACTTATACATATACGCTTTTGAAAGAAATGTTGCCGGATGCAGTACTGGAGCAGGTTATTGATACAGGAAAATGGCAGATTGAACCGGCAAAAATTACAGTCGGTACTGACCGGATTGAAAACATTTTAGGAATTAAAATTCCGGTCAAAGAAATTATTTCCATATTAAATTCACTGGGCGCTGAAGTAACCAAACGAGGAAAAAATTCACTGGATGTATTAGCACCAACATTCCGCCCGGATCTGAAAATTCCGGAGGATATTATTGAAGAAATATCAAGAATCTACGGGTATAACAAGCTGGGTGAATCCGTCCCGACCGGTGATCTGGAACCGCCGAAGGAGCCGAAATATCTGTCCCGGATCAGAAAGATTAAAACATATCTTAAAGGAAAAGGATTTACAGAAGTCTATAATTATTCCTTCACCAGCGGTGAAAATATAAAGAAACTCGGGTTGAAGACCATGGATCATATTGAAATCGCCAATCCGCTGGCCTCGAATCAGCAATATATGCGGACGGAACTGCTGTCGAGTCTTTTAAATAATGTCCACGAAAATCTGAAACATACAGAAAACCTGAAACTGTTTGAACTGTCCAATGTATATTTTCCAAGGACCGGTGGCGAGACTCACGAAGCGCCGTTATTAACCGCGGTTGTCTGTGGTCAATCAAAAGATGGAAAAGATTTCTTTGAACTGAAGGGGTTTTTGGAACAACTTTTCGAAGAGCAGAATGTAAAATATGAAAGTGAACTGCTCGAAAAATCCGGAGCAGGTGATTGCCCGTATTGGGATGCATATAATACAAATAAATCATTAAAATTCAGTCATAACGGCAAAGTAATTGCGACAATGTCACAACTATCCGGAGCAGTTGCCAAAAATTTTGATCTGGACCGGCCGGTTTACTTTATGGTTGTGTTTCTGGATTATCTGACAAATTTAAAAATATTTAATGTATTACCAAAATACCCCAGTGTAATGCTGGATGTAGCTTTTATAATTGATCAGAAAATTTTGTACAAGGAGATTGAGAAGGTAGCCTGGCAAGCCGGCGGAACATTGCTCGCGCGGGTAGAACTGTTTGATGTTTATATCGGCAAGCAAATCGGCGAAGGAAAGAAAAGTATGGCGCTCCATCTGGATTACCGTGCCAATGACCGGACATTAGCACTTGCAGAAGCGCAAAAATTTCATAATCAAATAATTAAATCATTAGAAATAAAATTTAATGCTCAGGTTCGAGCAGAATAACACTTGAAGAAAGGCAGAACAAATTTATGGCAAAAAAGAAAGTAACTAAACCAGCGAAAAAAACCGCAGTACCAAAGCCGTCTAAAAAGGTTTCGGACGGCAAGCCGGAATATACCGCCAAACAGATTACTGTTTTGGAAGGATTGGCGCCGGTCAGAAAACGTCCCGGAATGTACATCGGCAACACCGCCGAAGCCGGATTACACCATTTGATTTGGGAAGTGGTGGACAACGGAATTGACGAGGCGATGGGCGGTAATGCCAATCTGATTGAAGTAAAACTCCTGCCGGACGGAATGGTATCAGTATATGACAATGGACGTGGTATCCCGGTGGAAAGACACAGTGTGACAAAAAAATCCGCGCTGGAAACAGTCATGACCACACTGCATGCCGGCGGTAAATTCGGCGAAGGCGGATATAAAGTTTCCGGTGGTTTGCACGGAGTCGGTGTTTCGGTTGTAAACGCATTGTCGGAATATCTCCGTGCGGAAATAAAAAGAGACGGTAAGTTATGGATGCAGGAATATAAAAGAGGAAAAGCCGTCGCTAAGGTAAAACCAATCGGCAAAGCGGTGGGGACCGGGACAAAAGTTATCTTTAAACCGGATCCGGAAATATTTACCGTCTTGGAATTCAACTGGAAAACGGTATTGGACCACATCAGACAGCAGGCATATCTGACAAAAGGTGTCCGCCTGAAAGTCGATGATCATCGAGATAAAAATAATTTAAAAAGCCATACCTTTTATTTTGAGGGAGGTATCGCTTCCTATGTTAAACAGCTGAATACTAATAAAGCTGCCAAGCAGGAAAATATTTTTTACGTGGAAAAAGAAGAGGACGGTATCAATGTTGAGGTTGCTTTCCAGTATAATGACGATTTTACGGAAAATGTATTTTCTTTTGCGAATAATATTCATACGGTTGAAGGCGGTATGCATCTCGTCGGTTTTCGAACTGCATTAACGAGAGCACTGAATAACTATGCTAGGAAACAGGGATTCCTAAAGGAGAATGATGACAACCTGTCAGGCGATGATGTGCGGGAAGGACTGACGGCGGTAATCAGCGTGAAAGTACCGAATCCGCAGTTTGAAGGTCAGACCAAAGCGAAACTGGGTAATGCTGAAGTGCGACCGGCCGTGGAAACTGTTTTTTCTGAAACACTGCAGAACTTTTTGGAAGAAAATCCCCGTGATGCCCGTGAGATAATCGGAAAGACCTTGCTGGCTGCGCAAGCCAGAGTCGCGGCCAGAGCGGCCCGTGATTCTGTTATCAGAAAAGGGGCGCTCGACGGCATTACGTTGCCGGGAAAACTGTCCGATTGTGCGTCACGCAATCCGGCTGACTCGGAAGTGTTCATTGTCGAGGGAGATTCTGCCGGTGGTTCCGCCAAACAGGGAAGAGACCGCAACATTCAAGCCATCCTTCCATTGCGCGGAAAGATTCTGAACGTGGAGAGAGCGCGTCTCGATAAAATGCTGGCTAATAACGAAATCAAATCATTAATTCTGGCGCTGGGCACCAATATTGGTGAACAGTTTGATATCGCCAAGATCCGTTATCACAAAGTTGTAATCATGACCGATGCTGACGTGGACGGCGCGCATATCAGAACACTGCTTCTCACAATCTTTTACCGCTATCTGCCGAATATCATCGAGCAGGGATTTCTGTATATCGCACAGCCTCCTTTATACCGTCTGCAAAAAGGAAAAGATGTCCGCTTTGTTTATACGGATGCGGAAAAAGAAAAAGCAATTGTCTCCATGCAATCGGTAATCAAAGCTAAAGCGGAAGAAAAAAAGAAACCGGTAAATGTGGAAGTTGTGGAAACAGATGAAAATCCGGCAGAAGTGGGCGTGGGAGAAAGTATTTCCGGTATCACCATTCAAAGGTATAAGGGTTTAGGAGAAATGAGCCCACAGATGCTTTGGGATACAACCATGAATCCGGCGACCAGAATGCTGATGCAGGTAAAGATTGATGACGCGGAAGCAGCAAATGAAATATTTGATGTTCTGATGGGTGCGGACGTAGCGCCACGCAAGCGGTTTATCCATACGCACGCAAAAGCGGTCAAAAATCTGGATATTTAGCGCAATTTCACAAATTTTAAGCGAAGCACTTGCAAATTATTTCGATTTCGGGTATGATTTAAATACAGAAAAATCAGAGCCCGACAAGGGCTTTTTAAAGACCAAAAAATGCCTATAACCAACAACAAAATATTTCGATATTTCAAAGAATCGAAAGACGAACTTAGGAAAGTAACCTGGCCCAGCCGCAAGGAGGCGATTAAGCACACTTTGATCGTAATTGGTGTCAGTGTGTCAGTAGCCTTGTTTTTAGGACTGGCCGATTTTCTTATGAATATGGGTCTTGAGCAATTAATAAAATAAGCAATGCCAAAACAAACCGCTAAACATGGAAAACGTTGGTATGTATTACATACTTATTCGGGATATGAAGAAAATGTTTCCCGAAATCTTCGACAGAGAATTGAATCAATGGATATGGAGGATAAGATTTTCAACGTTTTGATTCCTACCGAAAAGAAGATCAAGATAAAAAATGGTAAACGTAAAATTGTAACGGAAAAAATATTCCCCGGTTATGTGCTGGTGGAAATGATCGTTACTGATGAATCATGGTACGTGGTGAGAAATACACCGAATGTTACCGGATTTGTGGGTACCGGCACTACGCCAACACCTATATCTGAAGATGAAGTGAAGAATCTACAGAAAAGAATGGGAATTGAAGAGCCGAAATATAAGATTGACGTGTCAGTCGGCGATCCGGTACGGATTGTGGAC
The Patescibacteria group bacterium genome window above contains:
- the pheT gene encoding phenylalanine--tRNA ligase subunit beta → MKVSLNWLKEYVAIRTTPEKLADDLTIRSVEVNTIEKAGGNISKVVVAEILAIKKHPNADKLNLVTVDNGSEKFEVVCGGVNIEPESVGRKVPFAMVGAKLPSGMELKKANIRGVESCGMICSAEELGLPKKGDHEILFLRDNANLGTDVVKELGLDDVVLDLDVLANRPDLMGHFGVAREIAAITGLKLKKELYDIKETAKKNKTVNVEVSDVKLCPRYSALVISGIKIGPSPDWMRKRLESVGVRSINNIVDLTNYIMLDRGQPLHAFDYDKIKGNTMTVRPAKKGEQIKTLDGKIWNLEPGMLIIEDGERIIDLAGIMGGANSEIGDKTTTIVLQAATFDPISIRRTSRKLGHRTDAVGRYEKMVDPNQTLAHLTYTYTLLKEMLPDAVLEQVIDTGKWQIEPAKITVGTDRIENILGIKIPVKEIISILNSLGAEVTKRGKNSLDVLAPTFRPDLKIPEDIIEEISRIYGYNKLGESVPTGDLEPPKEPKYLSRIRKIKTYLKGKGFTEVYNYSFTSGENIKKLGLKTMDHIEIANPLASNQQYMRTELLSSLLNNVHENLKHTENLKLFELSNVYFPRTGGETHEAPLLTAVVCGQSKDGKDFFELKGFLEQLFEEQNVKYESELLEKSGAGDCPYWDAYNTNKSLKFSHNGKVIATMSQLSGAVAKNFDLDRPVYFMVVFLDYLTNLKIFNVLPKYPSVMLDVAFIIDQKILYKEIEKVAWQAGGTLLARVELFDVYIGKQIGEGKKSMALHLDYRANDRTLALAEAQKFHNQIIKSLEIKFNAQVRAE
- the gyrB gene encoding DNA topoisomerase (ATP-hydrolyzing) subunit B, with translation MAKKKVTKPAKKTAVPKPSKKVSDGKPEYTAKQITVLEGLAPVRKRPGMYIGNTAEAGLHHLIWEVVDNGIDEAMGGNANLIEVKLLPDGMVSVYDNGRGIPVERHSVTKKSALETVMTTLHAGGKFGEGGYKVSGGLHGVGVSVVNALSEYLRAEIKRDGKLWMQEYKRGKAVAKVKPIGKAVGTGTKVIFKPDPEIFTVLEFNWKTVLDHIRQQAYLTKGVRLKVDDHRDKNNLKSHTFYFEGGIASYVKQLNTNKAAKQENIFYVEKEEDGINVEVAFQYNDDFTENVFSFANNIHTVEGGMHLVGFRTALTRALNNYARKQGFLKENDDNLSGDDVREGLTAVISVKVPNPQFEGQTKAKLGNAEVRPAVETVFSETLQNFLEENPRDAREIIGKTLLAAQARVAARAARDSVIRKGALDGITLPGKLSDCASRNPADSEVFIVEGDSAGGSAKQGRDRNIQAILPLRGKILNVERARLDKMLANNEIKSLILALGTNIGEQFDIAKIRYHKVVIMTDADVDGAHIRTLLLTIFYRYLPNIIEQGFLYIAQPPLYRLQKGKDVRFVYTDAEKEKAIVSMQSVIKAKAEEKKKPVNVEVVETDENPAEVGVGESISGITIQRYKGLGEMSPQMLWDTTMNPATRMLMQVKIDDAEAANEIFDVLMGADVAPRKRFIHTHAKAVKNLDI
- the secE gene encoding preprotein translocase subunit SecE, with amino-acid sequence MPITNNKIFRYFKESKDELRKVTWPSRKEAIKHTLIVIGVSVSVALFLGLADFLMNMGLEQLIK
- the nusG gene encoding transcription termination/antitermination protein NusG, whose amino-acid sequence is MPKQTAKHGKRWYVLHTYSGYEENVSRNLRQRIESMDMEDKIFNVLIPTEKKIKIKNGKRKIVTEKIFPGYVLVEMIVTDESWYVVRNTPNVTGFVGTGTTPTPISEDEVKNLQKRMGIEEPKYKIDVSVGDPVRIVDGPFKEMEGKVSEVDDARGKVKVLVSMFGRETPTELDSLQIKKL